TCGCAAAGCCCTATCCTGGGTTGAGCCGAGAACTCGCGTGAGTGGCAGGGACCGCATTCCATGCGGTCAGGTTGGGGAAATGTCCCTCATCCCGGGATACCATCCATGTGGGCATCATCCCTGATTCTCTCTGAAAGAGGCCCATCAGCCACTGTCATCCCAAGGCATCAGCCGCCGTCCCCAGCCTGACCGCATGGAATGCGGTCCCTGCCACTGTCACTTATCCGTGATCCTCCTCAGCTTCGGCTTGAGCACCGTTCCATCCATCAGCACCACCCGATGGCTTTCGGCGTTATCGTCCACCTTCAGGGTGATGAGATAGTAACTGATCCTTTTCCCGGCCTTGTTGTCCTCCAACAGGTCGAGCTTCCGGACAGGCAGTCCACCGGATTCCGGCTTCGGCTCCACCGAAGCGGATGCCAACTCGATCGCCTTCGCGGCGGAAAGCGGGGGCATGCCCGATGCGTGGGGCAGCCGCGCGAGCAGCTCGGGGCTGATGAAGAATTCATAGATGAACTGGAGGTCATCCCCCTTCGGATCGGCCTTCAGTGTCGGGTCCAGCATCACTGCATCCGGCACCGCGACCGTAGGTCCTGCATGGAACAGGATCTCCTCCGCATGCGAGGAGCACGGGAACACCAAGCCCAGACATGCCAACGCTGGAATGAACGATTTCATGGTTCTGCCATCCTTTGCCAAATTTCCCGTGGAGTCCATTCCTTCCGCAGGCGGATCTCCGCCACCTCAGCCCCGCCGATTCGGATTTTCTTCGATGCGCCATCTGCCGTGAAGCCCAGCCGTTGGTAGAAACCGATCCCTCGTTGATTCTGTTCCAGCACCCACAGTGTGGTGGGAGATCCGGAGGGGAAATGGCCCTCCATGGCCTCCATCAATTTCTTTCCGCTGCCGCCGCCCCAGCAATCAGGGGAGACATAGATGGCGTGGATCTCGGATGTCGCCGCCCCATCGTCATCGCGGCTGCCGCCACCGGAAACCCAGCCGGTGATCGATCCTCCCCGAACGGATACCAGTGTGATACTTCCGCGTCCGGCGAGCTCGCGTTCCCAGAACGCGGTGTGTTTTTCGACGGAGAGAGCGGCAAGGTGTCCATCCGGCAGGATTCCGGCATACGCAGCCTGCCACGATTCAACGTGGATCTCCGCGATGGTCGGTGCATCGGCGGGAACGGCGTCGCGTATCTGGATTTCATCCGGCATTCGCATTCATTGGGAAAATCCGCCGGGCGGAAAATTTGTCTGCATGACGGTTGATGCTGGTGCGCCATGCGAAAGAAAAACCCGGACCCCTCGCGGAGGCCGGGTTTCGGGAAAAGTTGGTGAAGGACTCTTACTTCGGCTCCCACGCCAGCACCTGCCCGCGCTCCTTCAGGCGTGCCTGGAGTTTCGGGACATCCACTTCCTGCACCTTCTGTCCGGCCTTGACCGCCTGGGCCGCGGCGACGCCGGAGGACTCGCCCAGGACGGCGAAGACCGGCTCCATCCGCGCGGAGGCGTAGGCGATGTACGTGGCGCTGAAGCAGACGGGGACCAGCAGGTTCTCACATTGCTCCGCCTTCGGCGTGATCGAGCGGTAGGGAACCGGATAAGGATGCCCGGTGCCTTTCGGTCCGCCGATGAACATATTGCCCTCGGTGGCGACGCCGATCTCTCCGCTCTCCGGGTGCTTCGCCACGTAGCGGCGCGGCGGGTAGGTGTCCACGCCGTAGAGGGCGAGGCCGACGGCATCCTTCTCGTCCGTCTTGTTGAGCACGTCCTTGTGGGAAAGTTTGTAGGGAGCGTCCATCCGGCGGCTGATGCGGACATACAGTTGGTTCGGCCAGCCGTTGGTGTCCGGGTGCGTTTCCAGCTTCAGTCCCAGCTTCGCGGTTTTCTCCCGGAACTCCTGCGGAACGCGCGGGTCGGTGGACATGAAGTGGTGCAGTCCGGCGAGGTAGTCGCGGTGCTGCCTCCAGACCTTGGATTTGGTGGCGTAGTCGCCATCCTGATAGAAGCGGGAGAGGTTCAGCGGAGCCATCGTCACCAGCGAGTTGCGCTGGTAGTTGTATTCGCCGGAGTTCATCCAGCCGGGGAAGATCGCGGAAAGCCTCTCGTCGAGCTTCTTCGGATCAGCGGCGTGCTGCTTCTTCAGGTGCTCCACAAAGCGTCCCACCAGCTCGAACTGCGCCGCGTCATATCCCTCCGGGACGCCGAACTCCGCGCGCGCTTCGGGATCATCGGTGACGTAGAACCGGTAGTTGTAGGCTTGCGTGTAGTCGTCCGCAGCACCCAGCGGCTTGCCATGATCGGCATCGACCAGTGGCAGCACGCCGCTGGTGGGATCGCCGGGTTTCACGTAGGGATCGATGGGGGTCCAGTTGGTCTGCTTGCCCACGCCCGCCGGTTCCTCGTTGAACTCGGAGGCGGCTTCGCGGCCCACGGAGTAGGAAACCCCGGCCTTTGCCATCAGGTCGCCTTCATAGGATGCATCGATGAAAACCTTCGCCTGGATCTGCTTTTCAGGGGAACCGGGGAGCGCTTCCGGGATCGGGATGCCTTCCTTGTCGGGCGGGGCGTTCTCCAGCGTGAGCGTCGTGATTTTCGCTCCTTCCTTGGTGGTGGATTTCACCCGGTGCTCGCGGACGATCTCGATGTTCTCCGCCTTCAGCCATGCCTCGAAATCGCGGCGCAGCAGGCTGGGGAAATTCCCGAAGGTGAAAATCTTCGACTGCGTGAGGCCGCCGACGGCCCTCGGTTCCGGACAGTCCTGCTTCGTCTTGATGCCCGCGCCGAGGATGCCTCCGACCCAGCGGGACGGCTCGATGAGGATGACGCTCGCGCCTTCCTGCTTGGCCGCGATGGCCGCGTTGATGCCGGCGGGCGTCGCGCCATAGACGCAGACATCAGCCTTGATGGTGTCCTGGGCGTGGGCGGCGGCGATGAGCGCCGCGAGGAAAGGGATGGTTCGTAGGGATCGGATCATGATGTTCTGTGGATGCGTCTGCGGGTGAAGGGAAGAAGGAAAAGGAAGCCGGCGGTGAGAAGGGCGGAGGGTTCCGGAATGGTGGTGAGCTGCACGTTGTCGATCCGCACTCCGCCCGTGTCCGTGGTGGTCGAGCTGTTGTCGAAGCCATAGAGCCGGAACTCGACGGAGGTGAGGCCCTGGTAGGCGGGATTGGAAGCCAGGTTGATGAGGGCCAGGTGCGGCGACGAGCCGCCGGGCGGGGTGAAGCCATTGACTCCGGCGCCGCTGGCGACGAGGTAGGCCCCGGTGGTATAGATCGTGGTCGCGAAGGCATCGACACTGGACCGGACGAAGATGGTGCCTTCGATGTTGATGGAGCCGCCATAGTTGAAGCTCAGGGTGTCCAGGTTGAGCGTGCCGGTGACCGCCGTGACGGTGAAGGTCCAGTAGTCGTTGGCGGCGACGGTGGAGATTTCATCGGTGCCGTTGGTTTCCGCGGTGAACATCGCCGCGGAACGGTTGCCGGTGGTATAGTTGTAGGTGGAGTAGCGGAGGGCG
The nucleotide sequence above comes from Akkermansiaceae bacterium. Encoded proteins:
- a CDS encoding GNAT family N-acetyltransferase produces the protein MPDEIQIRDAVPADAPTIAEIHVESWQAAYAGILPDGHLAALSVEKHTAFWERELAGRGSITLVSVRGGSITGWVSGGGSRDDDGAATSEIHAIYVSPDCWGGGSGKKLMEAMEGHFPSGSPTTLWVLEQNQRGIGFYQRLGFTADGASKKIRIGGAEVAEIRLRKEWTPREIWQRMAEP
- a CDS encoding FAD-dependent oxidoreductase; translated protein: MIRSLRTIPFLAALIAAAHAQDTIKADVCVYGATPAGINAAIAAKQEGASVILIEPSRWVGGILGAGIKTKQDCPEPRAVGGLTQSKIFTFGNFPSLLRRDFEAWLKAENIEIVREHRVKSTTKEGAKITTLTLENAPPDKEGIPIPEALPGSPEKQIQAKVFIDASYEGDLMAKAGVSYSVGREAASEFNEEPAGVGKQTNWTPIDPYVKPGDPTSGVLPLVDADHGKPLGAADDYTQAYNYRFYVTDDPEARAEFGVPEGYDAAQFELVGRFVEHLKKQHAADPKKLDERLSAIFPGWMNSGEYNYQRNSLVTMAPLNLSRFYQDGDYATKSKVWRQHRDYLAGLHHFMSTDPRVPQEFREKTAKLGLKLETHPDTNGWPNQLYVRISRRMDAPYKLSHKDVLNKTDEKDAVGLALYGVDTYPPRRYVAKHPESGEIGVATEGNMFIGGPKGTGHPYPVPYRSITPKAEQCENLLVPVCFSATYIAYASARMEPVFAVLGESSGVAAAQAVKAGQKVQEVDVPKLQARLKERGQVLAWEPK